In Sphaerospermopsis torques-reginae ITEP-024, the genomic window CTAAGGCGGTTTGCTGGGGAGGTTTACTCACCATAACGCCACTAGGTGGGTAACAAGCATCTTCGTTACGTTGACGAGAAGGTCCTGTATCTGTTTGGGTAATAATTTTAATGTTAGTGCTTGGGATTGGCGAGTTTCGTCCACAGGAGGCTATCCCCAATCCTGTCAGTCCTTGATCTAAAACCGTAATTAATTGTTCAGATGAGTGGATTTCACCATCAATTAAAGCATCAATAATTTGCTTGAGAAATTCAGCTATGGCTGGCTTGGCATTTTTGAGGAGTTGTTGCCAAAATACCCCTAATTGTGACAATGTTGGTGCTGTTTGGTGATCAAAACGCAATTCTAGTAACCGCACTAAACCCCCTTCCACTCTGATTAAATAGGGGTCTAATAAGCTAGAACCTACTCCTTCGGTCAAAAGTGGTTGCCACAAATGCGCTATCTGCCAAAGCCAATTTATTTGTCGCATTGATGAGGCATCACCCCAAGCTGCTGTTAGTTGGCTGCACAGATGTATTTGAGTATATGTACTATCAACTAACAAGGGCGGTTTTTCTAGAAGTAAGATTTCTGGTTGAGATTGTCCCTCGTTGACAGAGATGATCCCGTATACTTGTGGTATATGTAAGCGATAAGGAATTAGTTTTAGATAAGCTTTGATTTTTTCTAAATTATCTAATTCAGGTATTTGGGGTAGTAAACCAGGTTTGAGATCCAGAATAATTGATTGACCTATGACCAAATACCGATCGGCTAAAATTTCTCCAGGACTACCCAGGCTCAAACTATCTGCCGCTGCCCACAGGTAACGCTTGGGCAAGGGTGTGGAGCATCGCTGGCAAAACTTGTGAGCCAAGGGGTTGGCAGCTTGACAATATTCATTTGGGCAGTAAAGCGTTGCCGCGTCATTTTCCATATTTGTCGCACCGATCAGCGATTGCGAATTTATTCAACAGCATAAGCAGCGGTAATTTATCCGCTGATGTTTTTGTATTCAATCATCATAGGAGATTGGGACTGGGGATTGGGTATTGGGTATTGGGGATTATTAACTGGGAACTTTCAACTTTTTCCCTGCACCCTACACCCTGCACCCTGCTCCCTTGCCTTTTCTCCCCTTCCTCCAGGATAGCTACCTCTATGGGGGTTAGTTTTGCCTATACACAAAGCCAGTTTTACTCCTGACTCCTGTAAGGGCGAAGCATTCGGGCAACCAATTATCAATTTGATCACAGGTTATTTTCCTGTAAGGGCGAAGCATTCGGGCAACCAATTATCAATTTTGATCACAGGTTATTTTCCGAATGCTTCGCCCCTACTTCGCCCCTACTTCGCCCCTACGACTCCTGACTCCTGTTTTATAAATCTTGTAACTCATCAACAATAATTCTCAATCTTATTGATTGGCGTTAGCTGCAACCTGGGGTAGTCCCATGCTGTAGTTAGTAACGCGACTAGAGAGATTGTAGCTAATTTCACCTTTTTGTAGGAGCGATCGCAGAAAATGCTCTAGGTCTGACCCAATCCGACGTAAGTTATAATCTGTTAGGTCTACACCACTGGAAGCTTCTACTAGTTCATCGAACTTGCGATAAACTTTTTGTAGTGTGTCTTCATTCCAGTTAAATTCGTTGTCTGGGTCAACATCTAAGGTCAAGACGTGATTGCTAGGAACTAATTCATCTTTGTCTATTTCCGCAGCAAAAATGCGAATATGACGGGTTGTGGACTTGAGCAGCATCGGGTTATCCATAAAAAGGTGTAAGATTTCGGTTAGTTACACTGCAACTATTTTAACTGCTCTCCCTAAGCTTAATTGTTTCAATTTACAAGCTTTGAGCTTAAAACATCCTTTTCAGTACAAATAGTAATATTTAAAATCAGTAAGACTTTGGCAAAATTCTGGGCTAAGATAATTTAGTTCGGTGTATATGTGATGATCTACAACCGAATTTCTACAGTTTACAAACTTACTATCTTACCCATTAAATTTTTACAGATAAAAAAGAACACATTGTTGATTTAACCTAAATTGCCTAAAATCTTAAATGGCTGATAACAAAGGGAAAATAATCTCTAATTTCTTTCAGTAACCTCACTATGATTAGCGTAAAAAGTTAAACAGTTATTGACGTTTGCATAAAGTTGATGTAAAAACTTTTAAAAAGGTTGGACAAGTTCTTACAGAAACTTTATTGTATAGAATCTGAAAAACTGAATAATAGTGTATGACTTAGATATGCCAAAACTACCACGGGAATATCAAAACCTAGACAGTAAAAAACCACTTGGAATCACAATAGGGGGGAGTGAGAAATTGAACGCAAATTTGATGGATGAGAAAAAACTCTTACATTCAATCAGTTCTTTGTATTTAAAGAAAATATAAAGAATTTTTTTTCTGGATATTTTAGCTCCTCACCTGTATAAACACCCAGTAAAGGAATCCTCAAAACTATGAACTCTAAAGCATTACCACGTCAAATCAATAATCTCGAAGTAGGTGTTTATGAGTGCGAAATACATCTCAAGTTCCGTTTGATTGAGGAAAAGAGTCTGTTGGGCGATCGTGAACAACTTTTGCAGGTGCTACTAGACGCACTCACTGAGGGATCTGATGACTTTTTGGAAACACTACAAGCGTCTGTAAAGGCGCAGGAGGTTTCTGAGTTCAAAGCCTCACCTCAAATGAGACGACAACTGATGCGCTTAAGAAACTTTGTTGATAACAGCCAATAGACAATAGAGAGAGATAATGTAACTCTACAACACCAGCAAGAAGATTATCTATAAGTTCAATTCAGCATCTACATTAACCCTTGCCGGTTGCACTACCTCAAAACCTGGATGTCTTTTAATTCGGTCACCCCTTGCTTAAATTTTTGGTTAGGTGGTTTTAAATTTATACTCAGGGAAATTTCACAAAAACTTAGGGTTTCATTTCTATCACAAGAACCCATTTAGTAGAGTTTGATAGCAAACTCAACCAGGTGCATTTTACCAGTCTTACCAATCATTTTGATTCAATTTGCATAAGAAAGCTGTTGCTGTCACTGCTCTTGATCATGGTGAGTGACATGATGTTGTCGTTTTGCTGCTACTGAGCTAGTCCATGTTCTAGAGCAAAACGCACCAGTTCTGTACGGCTATTCGTGCCTGTTTTACTAAATAAACGGCTGACGTATTTTTCGACGTTGCGGACGCTGGTTTCTAAGCGTCGAGCAATTTCTTTGTTCATCAACCCTTGTGCTACTAGGTTTAATACACTTTGCTCTCTGGGGGTTAAATCAATTTTAAAGGGGGGTGGAGTCTGGGAAATGGCAGTTCTGGGACTTAACAAATCTTTGATTTTGGAAATTTCATGGGCTAATTTGGCAATGTCCATGTTTTCACTATCTTCTCCTATCGCTGGGGCTTGAGCAGTGCGACGGGTGAGTAAATTTTCTACAATGGCTATTAATTCATCAGGATCAAATGGTTTGGGTAGATAAGCGTCAACACCCGCTTGATATCCTTGAATGCGATCGCCTGTCATGCCTTTGGCAGTTAAAAATACTACAGGTAATGCCTGAAACCGCGGGTCATCTCGCAGTTGCTTGAGAAACTGATAGCCATCCACCTGGGGCATCATAATATCAGAAATCACCAAATCAGGTGTATTTTGTTGCATCAATTCCCAACCTTCACGGGCGTTACTGGCAACTTGAACACTAAAGCCGCTTTCTTGTAAGTATTCTTTCACGGCTTCCCTTAACCCTAGTTCATCATCTACCAGTAACAGTTGTGCTGACATTGAAAATTCCCTTAGTTTTACTGTTGTTTACCTTTCTCTAATTTAGCGAAAGTTGGTTAGGATTGGGTACTGGGAATGGGAGAGTTTTACAATTCCTGTTGAATCTGGTATTAATTTATGCTGTGTAGCTAACCAGAAGTACCTTTAAAATAAACAAATTTCTGATTTTGATGCTGCAACTTATCATTGATATCATCAAAGGCTGAATTAATTTATGTAACCATTGGGTTTGAGGACGACAATCTGCATCGGTAAAAGCGATAATTTCACCAGTAGCTGCTTTAATTCCTGTGTTGCGGGCGGCGTAGGAACTTTGCAAATATTTATACTATACATAATAGCAGATCCCTGACTTCTTGGAGAAATCAGGGATCTTTTTTTTAGTGGATATCAATCCAAAATCCAAAATCCAAAATCTAAAATTGGATGACTCCTGACTCCTGAAAACTAAAATTTCAAATCTTCAGCGCGAATACTCAAAGGTTGAGTATTTTGAGAAGTTTGAGCAGGTATGGAAGGTTGAGCATATTTTGTATTGGAGAGAGCTAGAATAGCACGAGCATATTGTGGATCATTTAAAGTTCCAATTAACTTGGGATTAGCAGCTAACTGACGCTCTTGTGCTTCCGTTAAATCTAGCTGAATATCTGGTGTAATTCCTGTCTTGTTAATATCCGTACCTTTGGGGGTGTAGTAGTGGGCAATGGTGACAGCTAACCCAGAACCGTCACGCAGTTCATGGACTGATTGTACCAAGGCTTTACCAAAGGTTTGACTACCTACAACTACCGCCCGGTTATTATCCTTGAGTGCACCGGTGAGAATTTCACTAGCACTAGCGGAATTACCATCTACAAGTACAGCTAAGGGTCGATTTGTCAAGGCTGTGCGATTGGCTTTGGTTTCTTCACTACCTCCCACACGATCTACTGTCTTGACAATGCCACCATTATCTAGCCACATCCGCGCTATTTCAATACTTGCTTGTAATAAACCGCCTGGGTTGCCTCGTAAGTCTAAGACAAAGGAATCAGCATTTTGACGATTCAAGTCACGAATCGCTTTTCGCATCTGATCCGCAGCGTGGCCGCTAAACTCCCTTAACCGAATATAGCCAATGCGACGGCCACCATCTTGTTTGAGGGTATAATTTACTATGGGAACTTCGATAGTTGCCCTTGTCAGCTTGACATCAAACTGATTTTTTCCTGGTCTTGACAGTCGTAAGGTGATGGCAGTACCCGCTTGACCACGAATCAAATTAGATGCTTCTTCCACTTTCATCTTGAGAGTGGGTTTACCGTTAATTGCTAAAATTTCATCCCCTGTTTTAATACCTGCTTTCTGGGCTGGAGAATTTTCTATAGGTTCAACCACTGTCAATCGCTGGGTTTTTTCGTTGATTTCCATGCGAATGCCAATTCCTGTAACCTCTCCAGATGTTTGACGGGTGAGGGCTTCAAATTGCTTGGGATCCATAAACCGCGTGTAAGGATCACCCAATCTTTGCAATGCCTGGCGGATGGCTACATAAGCTTGTTCATTGGAAGTATATTCTTTACTTAACAGGCTTTGCCTAATTGCTTGCCAATCTTGTTGATTAAATTTGCCATCAACATATTCCCTATTTACAAGTTGCCATACTTGGTCAACTAACGCTTTTGGACTATCTTGTAAAGCGGCTTGAACACACTTTGTCCAAGCTTGACCAAATAAAGATATAGTAGCAGTTGTAGCGATCGCTCCACCAATCAAGGCTGCTTGGAGCGGTGAGTGACGTTTCGCAGATTGATTCATGTATACAGATGGAATAAATAATTGTATTGTTGACAGTTTAGCAATCAGGCTTTCCTGAAATTTTTAAGTTTTTATACTCTACTTATGAGCTATGCTTAATCTAAGATTAATCCATCATTTGTTCCTTTGTAAATGATGTGGAAATTACGGTCTTTTTATTAATAAATATCGCTGGGATGGAAGTGGTTTTACTGTTAAAGCAGCCACAGCATTTGTGTGAATTTCATCACTCCTTTCTTTTTTCAACTAAGATCCTTTTCCTACGATAGCACTTTGTTGACTTGATGACTGGATTTTTCAATATTAAACAATAAAGCTTTAATTTTCTATGTTATGAAGCACAAACCTACCATCAAATCATTAGTTTCTTGGCTGATGAGATTCAGAAAACTGTGGCGATTGTTACAAAAGATTACATTTGGTTTGGGTTTAATCCTGGTGGTTTGGTTAATTTCTACTACTATAACCTTAGTTTCTGCTTCTTTACAGCCTGTAGATGCCTTGTTTGTGCTTGGTGGTAGTATTATCCGGGAAATTTATGTTGCTCAACTAGGGAAACAATTTCCGCAAACTCCTATTCTCATTTCTCAAGGTTCTCCAGAACCATGTATTTCGCCCCTACGACTCCTGACTTTTGCTATATTTGCAAAACTTTACTAGCAACTGGCGTTAGTCATGATATTGTTACTCCCATCGGTTCTGATGAGGAGCAGTCATTGGACGCAAGGGGGAAAGTTCGGTGCAAGTCCGGCGCTGTCCCGCAACTGTGAACCATTATTAGGTTAAGTCAGGATACCCGCCGATGAGAATACTTTTACATCAATCTGCGAGGTACAGATTATGTCTATAAAAAAACGGGGTTGGATGAGTCTAACCCTGATGGCAGTTATTAGTTTTTATTTAGTAGTTGGTTTCCCTAAACCTGCCTATGCAATGCACATTATGGAAGGTTTTTTACCAGTGCAATGGGCGGTTTTTTGGTGGGTGGTAGCATTACCATTTTTTATTTTCGGTTTGCGAAATTTGACTCGCATTACTCAAGCTAACCCAGAATTAAAATTATTGTTAGGGTTAGCTGGTGCTTTTACTTTTGTGTTGTCAGCGTTAAAAATTCCTTCTGTGACAGGTAGTTGTTCTCACCCCACAGGTACAGGGTTAGGTGCGGTGCTGTTTGGACCTTTGACGATGACAGTTTTGGGTAGCTTGGTACTATTATTTCAAACTTTGTTATTGGCACATGGTGGTTTAACAACTCTGGGAGCAAATGCTTTTTCAATGGCGATCGCTGGACCGTTTGCCGCTTACTGGATCTATCATCTCATTATTCGGTTTGGTGGTAAACAAAGAATTGCCATATTTTTATCAGCAGCGATCGCAAATTTACTCACCTACATTATCACTTCTATTCAATTGGCTTTAGCTTTTCCTGCACCCGTTGGTGGGTTTATCGCTTCATTTACCAAGTTCGCTGGTATCTTTGCTATTACTCAAATTCCTTTAGCTATTAGTGAAGGACTACTCACCGTGTTGGTATGGAATTGGTTACAATCCTATAATCCTCAAGAATTAGAATTGCTAAAATTAATCAAACTGGGAACTCAAAGTAATGAATCAGTTTAAACAAGGGTTTAATAATTGGTTATTAGTCTTAGCTGTTTTTGCTTTAGCATTTGCTCCCCTAATTTTAGTCAAAAATGCTGAATTTGGTGGTGCAGATGACCAAGCAAAAACCGCCATTAGTGAAATTCAACCCGAATATCAACCCTGGGTTCAATCAATATTTGAACCTCCTAGTGGGGAAGTAGCCAGTTTATTATTTTCTGCTCAAGCTGCCATAGGTGCGGGAGTAATTGGTTATGTTATTGGTTTGTACAAGGGACGTTCTCAACAACAAAAACATGAAGAATAAGTCTACAAAATGAGCCTAAAATTAGATACTTTAGCTTACACCAATCAACTGCGACAAATTCCCCCAGCACATAAAATTATCTTTGCCTTTACTACGCTGTTACTTGCACTTTTAACCCATCCATTTGTACAAATTTTACTATCATTATGGATGGGTATTTGGACTGTAGTTTATGCTAAAATTCCTCTGAAAATCTATTTGCGGTTGTTAATTTTTGCTAGTTTTTTCTGGTTGACAAGTTTACCAGCATTAACAATTAATATGGTCAACCTCGCTAACTTTTCACAAATTCAAAGAGATTTATTATATGGGTTAAAGTTTGGTTCTGAATATATTTACATTAGTCACAGTGGCAGTATACAAGCTTTTGCAATTTTTTGTCGTGCCTTTGCTGCCATTTCTTGTTTATATTTCCTCATGTTAACTGTGCCATTTACAGAAATATTACAAACACTACGATACTTAAAAATTCCAGCAATTTTAACCGATTTATTATTATTAATGTATAGGTTTATTTTCCTACTTCTAAACACAGCCAATGAATTATGGATAGCACAAAATTCTCGTTGTGGCTACCGCAACTGGAAAATAGGCATGAGAAGTTTAGCAATATTAATAGGACAATTGTTACAGCGTACTTTACAACAATATCATCGTTTTTCTTTGGGATTAGCAGCAAGGGGAATGACAGAAGAATTTAGAGTCTGGCATCCCCAACGCTATCAATTATCCAAACGATATATTATTGAAGCAATTAGTGGCTGTGTAGTCTTAATAGGATTAGAATTAGGGGGAAATGCAGGAATATTTACTCGAATTTGAACAGGTATATTATACCTATCCAGGTACACAACAATCAGTTTTAAATGGGTTAAATATCAAAATTCCTTCTGGTAAAAAGTGTGCCTTAATTGGTCAAAATGGTTGTGGTAAAACAACACTATTTTTATTATCTAATGGTTTATATAAACCTGATCGGGGAATTATCAAATGGTTGAATGAACCGTTAAGCTATCATAGAAACTATCTGACAAAATTACGGCAAAAAATTGGTTTAGTATTTCAAGATCCAGAACAGCAATTAGTCGCATCTACTGTTGAGGAAGATATATCCTATGGGTTGTGTAATTTGGGTTTATCCCCAGCGGAAATTCAAATCAGAGTCGAGAAAATATTAGTTGAATTTGGGCTAAATAGTTTAGCAGAAAAACCTGTACATCATCTCAGTTTAGGACAGAAAAAACGAGTTTCTATAGCTGATGTCATGGTATTAGAACCACAACTTTTAATACTAGATGAACCCACAGCATATTTAGATATAAAACACACTCGTAATCTGATGAATACACTGAAAAAAATTCATAGTAATAATGGCACAACTTTATTAATAGCTACCCATGATTTAGATTTAGTTTATCGTTGGGCAGATTGGGTTTTTGTCATGGATAAAGGAAGATTGATATTAGAAGGAACACCAGAGGATGTGTTTAATCACTATCATCTTTTAGAGGAGTTAGAATTAGGTTTACCATTGATATATGAAATGTTATTTTCTGGGTTATCTGTTGATGAAAAAGCCGTTTTAGAAAGGGTGCGACAACGGATATTTAAGGATGTTTAATCAGGAAGTATAGCAGGTGACAATGCGAAAAGCCTTTCAGTGGGGAGCATCCCAAATGTGTAAGTTTATTTTTTGTGCGAGGTAAAGACGTAAAATTTACCATCAATATTATACAGTCCAGTATTGTGGAAAGCAATTTCTTGAAAAGCTAATTTTTCGTGCATCACTGAATCTGTAAAATTAATCCCACCATGACAGTGAAAACATTCTAACTTTTCGCTATGAAATAATTTTTCACCCCGTTTCGCTGCTGGTGAAATTGCATTAGCATCACCACCAAAGCGATATTTATCATAGGGAGAATTGACAGAAATCAAAGTGCGTTCAAAAGCGGCCAACGCTTTAGTCAAATTACTGAGGTTAATAACATCTTGCTCATTACTAAAAGCATCTGTAAACATCTGCCGATATTTCGCATCATTTTGCAACATTGCTAATATTTGTGTTTCGATTGTACCGTTAGCACAACCACCGGATTTATTTTCAAAGTCTAAGAGGGCGACATTTTGGTATTGCCATTTTCCATCCTGTGTTAAATTCACAGGTACAGCCTTACCTTTGTTATCAATTAAGGCAACATCGGATACATAAAAACGGAAATCGGCAGCAGTAACTTTTGTGGCTGGTTTACCTAAAGTATAGGTTTTACCACATTCAAATGGTTGTTGACCGACTCTGGCTTGAAAATTAATGGTTACTTCTTGGGTGTTAGTTGTTTGAGCAATAGTTTTGTTAACGCCCCAGAAATTACCCACCAGAATAATTCCTGCTGTTATGGTAGATGTCAATAATAGTTGCTGTTTCATATTCAGTTTTATCTTAGCAATAGTTTTCCCAATGATGATTTGTATGATTATTGCTTGTCATCAAGGGTCATTTTGAGTTAAATAATTCCCATAGTCAAAAGACAGGTCGTCAAACTAGATGTTTGTTTTTTTTGGCTTCAGATAAGGTGCTAAATAATTAAAAGTAAAAGAAGTCTGAGTTGTAATAACAGAGACTTCTTAGAAAATTATTCAGTTTATAACTCACCGCCAACTTCTTTATCCCAAGTTATTAAAGAAAGTTGCCCAAAGAGTTCCTGTTACTCCTACTGCGATTAAAACATTGGTAAAAAATCTGCCTCTTGTGGGGTGGGCATCCTGCCTCACAGGGGTAGGTTTTTAATATTATCTGTTAAGGCAGAACCTGGAAGACAAGGAGGGAACGTAGACAAGGAAGATTTTATACAAAAAATGGTCTGTTGAGCGTTGCTTGTTGTTACCAATTGTACATTATTTGTACGGATTTCCTCCCTTGTCCACTGTCCTTCCTTGTCCTCCAAGTCTTGCCCTCACGACAATGTAAAATACCTACCCTTGTGAGGGGTTAGGGGTGGGGTCTAATTAGGGCTGATAGCTGACGGCTAAATGCTCACAATACCCCAACGACAATTTTCAACGCCAACATACTTATATCTTGACAGTTAATTTCTTGGGATAGATGACAGATTACAAAAAAGGTAAAAGAAATAAAATGACGATTTGTCAAATATTTCAAAGGTTAAAACTTTTGGAAGTAATACCAGATCAACACAAAATTACTGTATATCCTAAATACATATTTAGCGTTTTTGCGTAACTCGTTTCAAGAGTATGGAAATTTTATCTAACACTGTAGCATTATCGCGGATGCAATTTGCATTTACAGCGATTTTCCACATGATTTGGCCTGTGCTAACTACAGGTATGTCTATCTACTTAATTGTCGTGGAAGGACTATGGTTAAAAACCAAAAATCCTACTTATTATTATCATGCTCGTTTTTGGTCAAAACTGTATTTACTCAACTTTGGTATCGGAGTTGCATCAGGTTTACCAATGGGTTTTCAGTTTGGGACTAACTGGGCCCCACTATCAGAAGCGGTGGGAGATTTCTTAGGTAGTATTTTGGGATTTGAAGGCTCAATGGCATTTATGTTAGAAGCTTCTTTTTTAGGAATTATGATGTTTGGTTGGGATCGAGTTCCTCCAGTAATTCACTATTTAGCAACTATTCTCGTGGCGTTTGGGGCGAATCTTTCCACGTTTTGGATTTTAGTTGCTAATTCATGGTTTCAGACTCCTAGTGGTGGAGAAATGGTGAATGGGAAGTTTATTGTTGATGACTATTTCCAAGCAATTTTAAATCCCTTCATGGTGAATAGTGTTCTCCATATGTTTTTGGCAACTTTGGAGACTTCTCTATTTGTTATTGGGGGGATTAGTGCTTGGTATATTCTCAATAATCGCCAGCAAGAATTTTTTAGCAAATCTTTGAAAATAGTTTTAGCGATCGCAATTTTTGTCGCTCCTTTACAAGTGTTCATTGGTCATGCTAGTGGCGATCAAGTTTATCATTATCAACCCACCAAACTAGCAGCAATGGAAGCACAGTGGGAAACAATTCCCGCTGGAGAATCTGCGAATTGGAGTTTATTGGCATCTCCTAATGGCAAAGCGGAAAAAAATGATTGGGAAATTTCTATTCCCAATGGGTTAAGTTACATTTTAGAACTCAAACCTAAACTTTCTGAACCAGTTTTGGGACTCAAAGAATGGAAACCAGAAAACCGTCCACCAATGATTCCCCTCATTTATTATTCTTTCCGCTTAATGGTAGGAATCGGCTTTTTCTTAGTCGGATTAATGCTGTGGAGTATTATTCAATGGCTAAGAGGTCAACTAAGTAATCAAAATATAACTCAGCAAAAATGGTTGTTACGAGCTTGGATTTTGTCTGCACCTTTGGGCTATTTGGCAATTGAATCAGGCTGGATTGTTCGCTGTGTGGGAAGACAACCTTGGACGGTATATGGGCAAATTCGTACTACTGATGCAGCTTCTCATTTAGAACCAGGTGAAGTGTTATTTTCACTCACAGTTATTACTCTTCTTTACAGTGTGTTGTTCGTCTCAGCTATGTTTTTTGGTAGCCGCATTATTCGCAAAGGACCAGATTTGAATTTACCCATACCAGGAGGTGAGATCAAAACAGTAATTGCTACTGAATCTGTGAGTCATATTCCCGATAGTCGTCCTTTGGAAACACCGCAATAGGAACAATTACATGGAAGCTTTACTGCACTTTTTACCACAAGTTTGGTTTGTAATTCTGGGATTATTTCTGTTTCTTTACGTGCTTTTAGATGGTTTTGATTTAGGCGTTGGTATCCTCTCTTTGACTTCTTCTGATGAAAAACGCCGTAGTTTATTAATGACCAGTTTGGGTAATGTGTGGGATGCTAACGAAACCTGGTTAGTTTTGATGGCAGGTGCATTATTTGGAGCTTTTCCTTTAGCTTATGGAACAATTTTAAATGCCCTGTATTTGCCTTTAATGGTGATGGTTGTAGGGTTAATTTTACGGGCTGTTGCTTTTGAATTTCGGGAACATTCTGATAATAAAAGTTTCTGGAATTTTGCCTTTGGTATTGGCAGTTTTATTGCTGCTTTATTTCAAGGATTTGCTTTGGGTGGTGTATTAGCAGGAATCAAAGTTGATGCAGCCGGACATTTTACTGGGGGTATATGGGATTGGTTAAGTTGGCAATCATTACTAACAGCATTGACACTTGTACAAGGTTATGTATTGATTGGTTCAACTTACCTAATTCTCAAAACCGAGGGAGCATTACAAGAAACTCATTTTCGCACAGCTAAATTAGCTGCTTGGACAACTTTAATTGGAGCAGTTTTAATTACAATTACAACCCCAATTGTTTATGAAAATGCGAGAGCCAGATTATTTCATCAACCAGAAGTATACATTTTTGCCATGATTCCTGTTTTGGGTGTGTTGTTAATTTGGTTATTGCAACAAAGCTTAAATAGTAAACAAGAAGTGGCTGCATTTGTCTATACAGTGTTAATTTTTTTGTTGACTTTTATCGGGTTAGGATTTATTGCTTTTCCCTATATTATCCCACCCACAATTACTATTTATCAAGCAGCTTCTTCCCCCAGTGCAATGGTGTTTATGATCACTTTCATTGGGTTTTTAATTCCTGTCATGTTGTTTTATAATATCTATAACTACTTTGTGTTTAGAGGCAAGGTAGTTACTAGCGAAGAACCGGAATAAATTGCAATAATTGATAAGCTGTTGTGCATTCAATTTGTATTAAGTTTTGCGGGCATCTTGCCCGCACCACAAGAGTTAACTATGTTATGATTATAAAATTTAGCTGTGTAACAGCTTATCAATTTAAATATCAGTCGATATTTTATATGGAAACTACATAGGGTTTTCTGAATAAAGCGCAACCCTTTATAAATCAAAGGTTTGAGGTTGATAAAGAGGAAAAAAGTGCAAGACTTTTGAAGGGTATACCTGAAAAACCGTGCATTTTGAAACCAAGAAATCCCAAAATGGGGGGATGACAGATAGCTAAAACTGTTCCCTGTTCCCTGCCTCCACG contains:
- a CDS encoding MbnP family protein gives rise to the protein MKQQLLLTSTITAGIILVGNFWGVNKTIAQTTNTQEVTINFQARVGQQPFECGKTYTLGKPATKVTAADFRFYVSDVALIDNKGKAVPVNLTQDGKWQYQNVALLDFENKSGGCANGTIETQILAMLQNDAKYRQMFTDAFSNEQDVINLSNLTKALAAFERTLISVNSPYDKYRFGGDANAISPAAKRGEKLFHSEKLECFHCHGGINFTDSVMHEKLAFQEIAFHNTGLYNIDGKFYVFTSHKK
- a CDS encoding cytochrome ubiquinol oxidase subunit I; the protein is MEILSNTVALSRMQFAFTAIFHMIWPVLTTGMSIYLIVVEGLWLKTKNPTYYYHARFWSKLYLLNFGIGVASGLPMGFQFGTNWAPLSEAVGDFLGSILGFEGSMAFMLEASFLGIMMFGWDRVPPVIHYLATILVAFGANLSTFWILVANSWFQTPSGGEMVNGKFIVDDYFQAILNPFMVNSVLHMFLATLETSLFVIGGISAWYILNNRQQEFFSKSLKIVLAIAIFVAPLQVFIGHASGDQVYHYQPTKLAAMEAQWETIPAGESANWSLLASPNGKAEKNDWEISIPNGLSYILELKPKLSEPVLGLKEWKPENRPPMIPLIYYSFRLMVGIGFFLVGLMLWSIIQWLRGQLSNQNITQQKWLLRAWILSAPLGYLAIESGWIVRCVGRQPWTVYGQIRTTDAASHLEPGEVLFSLTVITLLYSVLFVSAMFFGSRIIRKGPDLNLPIPGGEIKTVIATESVSHIPDSRPLETPQ
- the cydB gene encoding cytochrome d ubiquinol oxidase subunit II, which translates into the protein MEALLHFLPQVWFVILGLFLFLYVLLDGFDLGVGILSLTSSDEKRRSLLMTSLGNVWDANETWLVLMAGALFGAFPLAYGTILNALYLPLMVMVVGLILRAVAFEFREHSDNKSFWNFAFGIGSFIAALFQGFALGGVLAGIKVDAAGHFTGGIWDWLSWQSLLTALTLVQGYVLIGSTYLILKTEGALQETHFRTAKLAAWTTLIGAVLITITTPIVYENARARLFHQPEVYIFAMIPVLGVLLIWLLQQSLNSKQEVAAFVYTVLIFLLTFIGLGFIAFPYIIPPTITIYQAASSPSAMVFMITFIGFLIPVMLFYNIYNYFVFRGKVVTSEEPE